The window GCCACCTCGCGTGGCGGCGCCTCATCGGGACGCTCCGCCGGCAGCAGCGGCGCGACGGCGGGCAGCGGGTCGTACACGTTCCACTGGCAGATGCGGTAATTGCCGCGGCGCTCGGCGAGGTCGAGGTGGATGTGGTCCTCGTGGTACCAGTCGGAGCCCGGGCCGAGCACGGTGGCGAAACGTTTGCAGACCGACAACAGCACCTGCTCACGCACCTCGCGCGACTCCGAACGATCGGTCAGCGAGATGAACCTGCCGCTGGCGAGTTTCACGCCGCGCACGTCCAGCGCATTGGCTTTGCCGTGTTCGGAGAGTTGCGCGCCCTTGATGCGGTTGCGCCCGCGGCATTCGAAGGAATCGAAATTGTCGACCTCGCTGAGGCCCGATCCAAGCTTCTCCGCCAGCGCGGCCATGTCGGAACGCACCCAGTCGGCGATCGCGCTGGCCATGGTGCAACGGAGAATCGCCGCCGGCTTCATCGGCACCCGCTTGCCACCGGCCAGCACCACCGCCTCGAGCCGCACCAGGTCCTCGCCGCCGCAGGCGCCGGGGCCGCGGATCGGCGGGAGGCTGGGGGCGATCGCGATGGCCTCGGTCAGCGCCAAGCGACAGGGCGACGGCGGTGGCTCGGCGGGCTTGTGAGCGGCCTTCTCATTGGTGGTCTGCTCACTGGCTTTCTCGTCCGCGGACGACGGCTCGGCCTCTGGCCCACCGCTCCGCGGGAGATTATTTTTCTCCCGTTGCCCCCCTCTGGAATCTTGCACGCCAGGCGCATCCACCGGCCGCGGCTTCGGCAACGGCACGGCGCCTCGGCCATCGGCCGAGTACGCCCAAAACATCGGCAACAGAACGACGGCGACAGTCGCGAGAGCACGGCGGTATGAGGCGAAAACACCGTGATCCGTCACCCTGAGGTGGCCATCCACAGGATGGCCCTCGAAGGGCGACGGCCGCGGGCTCTCGGGCCGTCGTCCTTCGAGGGCCGCGCTACGCACGGCCACCTCAGGATAACGGGAAAAATGGCGGAGCCAGTCTACACCAACAGCCAATGTCCTTTGGCCGCAGAGCGTTAGCCGAGATGCCCATTTGCCACATCCCCCGTCCGTACTAGACTTCATTCCAAATTCAATCCAATTCGAATCCCCGCCAACAGGGGATGACATAAACAGCCTGCCAGGAGGAGACGTCGGATGCTCGGTTTGATGCAAAATTGGCCACTGCTGACCCATCGGATTATCGATCACGCAGCTCGGATCCACGGCAAGCAGGAGGTGGTGACCCGCTCGGTCGAGGGACCCATACATCGGACCAATTACGCCGAAATCCGGACCCGTGCGCTGAAAGTTGCGCAAAAACTCGATCGCGAAGGCATCAAGCTCGGCGACCGTGTCGCCACCATCGCCTGGAACACCTGGCGTCATCTGGAATGCTGGTACGGCATCATGGGCATCGGCGCGGTCTGCCACACCGTGAACCCGCGGCTGTTCCCGGACCAGATCGCCTGGATCATCAATCACGCGCAGGATCGCATCGTCATCACCGACCTCACCTTCATGCCGATCCTGGAGAAGATCGCAGGCTCGCTTCCGAGCGTTGAGCGCTACATCGTGCTCACCGACAAGGCGCACATGCCGCAGACCACATTGAAGAACGCGGTCGCCTATGAGGACTGGATTGCGGATGCCGACGGGACCTTCAAGTGGAAGGAGTTCGACGAGAACACCGCGGCCGCCATGTGCTACACCTCCGGCACCACGGGCGATCCGAAGGGCGTGCTGTATTCGCACCGCTCCAATGTGATGCACGCGCTGATGGCCAACACCGGCGACTCGCTGGGCGCTTGCGCCGCGGACACCATGCTGCCGGTGGTGCCGCTGTTCCACGCCAACAGCTGGGGCATCGCCTTCTCCGCACCCTCGATGGGCACCAAGCTGGTGATGCCCGGCGCCAAGATGGACGGCGCATCGATCTATGAGCTGATGGACACCGAGAAGGTGACGTACACCGCCGGCGTGCCGACGGTGTGGCTGATGCTGCTCAATCACATGGCCAGCAACAAGCTGACCCTGCCGAACCTGAAGATGGTGGTGTGCGGCGGCTCGGCGATGCCGCGCTCGATGATCAAGGCGTTTGTCGACATGGGCATCCAGGCGCGCCACGCCTGGGGCATGACCGAGATGAGCCCGATCGGTACCCTCGCCGCACTCAAGCCGCCGTTCGACAAACTCGAAGGCGACGCCAAACTCGACATCCTGCAGACGCAAGGCTACCCGCCGTTCGGCGTGCAGATGAAGATCACCGACGACGAGGGCAAGGAACTGCCGTGGGACGGCAAGACCTTCGGGCGGCTCAAGGTGAGCGGGCCTTCGGTGTCCCGGGCGTATTTCCGCGTCGACACCAACATCCTGGACGACGACGGCTTCTTCGACACCGGCGACGTCGCCACCATCGATGCCGACGGCTACATGCGCATCACCGATCGCTCCAAGGACGTGATCAAGTCAGGCGGCGAGTGGATCTCGTCCATTGATCTGGAGAATTTGGCGGTCGGCCACCCCAAGGTGGCGGAAGCCGCCGTCATCGGCGTGGTGCATCCGAAGTGGGACGAGCGGCCGCTTTTGATCGTGCAACTCAAGGAGGGCCAGAGCGCCACGCGCGAGGAGATTTTGGCCTACATGGACGGCAAGATCGCCAAGTGGTGGATGCCGGACGACGTGGCGTTCGTCACCGCGATCCCCCACACCGCCACGGGCAAGATCTTGAAGACGGCGCTGCGGGACCAGTTCAAGGATTATTCGCTGCCGACTGCCGCGGCGTGAGGCTTTGCTGAGACGATGAAGTAGCCCGGGTGAGCGACAGCGACACCCGGGACAGGCCCGCCCCGGATATCGCGCGAGAGCGCTCATCCGGGCTACGAGGCTGAGAGACACGCAGCGCCTCTCCACACTCGG is drawn from Bradyrhizobium prioriisuperbiae and contains these coding sequences:
- a CDS encoding extensin family protein, whose translation is MFWAYSADGRGAVPLPKPRPVDAPGVQDSRGGQREKNNLPRSGGPEAEPSSADEKASEQTTNEKAAHKPAEPPPSPCRLALTEAIAIAPSLPPIRGPGACGGEDLVRLEAVVLAGGKRVPMKPAAILRCTMASAIADWVRSDMAALAEKLGSGLSEVDNFDSFECRGRNRIKGAQLSEHGKANALDVRGVKLASGRFISLTDRSESREVREQVLLSVCKRFATVLGPGSDWYHEDHIHLDLAERRGNYRICQWNVYDPLPAVAPLLPAERPDEAPPREVAGAEHPAQQQSAPVQQQPSQPAPAQQQQAEPQATEAEVAEPVPAAPAAKSKQSKTKAAKAAAKSRAPKSRTPEAATSPTPAESAPSQPDTSEPAASETAQPDTSAQPAEPTPPQPNAAPPAAAKPPPAKKKRKRRQQPSFFGLPLPKF
- a CDS encoding fatty-acid--CoA ligase; translated protein: MLGLMQNWPLLTHRIIDHAARIHGKQEVVTRSVEGPIHRTNYAEIRTRALKVAQKLDREGIKLGDRVATIAWNTWRHLECWYGIMGIGAVCHTVNPRLFPDQIAWIINHAQDRIVITDLTFMPILEKIAGSLPSVERYIVLTDKAHMPQTTLKNAVAYEDWIADADGTFKWKEFDENTAAAMCYTSGTTGDPKGVLYSHRSNVMHALMANTGDSLGACAADTMLPVVPLFHANSWGIAFSAPSMGTKLVMPGAKMDGASIYELMDTEKVTYTAGVPTVWLMLLNHMASNKLTLPNLKMVVCGGSAMPRSMIKAFVDMGIQARHAWGMTEMSPIGTLAALKPPFDKLEGDAKLDILQTQGYPPFGVQMKITDDEGKELPWDGKTFGRLKVSGPSVSRAYFRVDTNILDDDGFFDTGDVATIDADGYMRITDRSKDVIKSGGEWISSIDLENLAVGHPKVAEAAVIGVVHPKWDERPLLIVQLKEGQSATREEILAYMDGKIAKWWMPDDVAFVTAIPHTATGKILKTALRDQFKDYSLPTAAA